CAGTGTGAGAAGATGGACATCCCCTTCCTCTCCTATCTCCCTACAGAGGTCAGCAGTGCTTTTACACGACGAGACATTTTACAAAAGCTTCAGTTGTGTTGTTGCGTGCTGAAAAGATTGACAGTGGTCTTGAGAGATGTACTTAATCTTCTTTGTTTAAGAGTGATGCTACTTCCAAAACTAATGTGTGGTTGGTGGCAGCTGCCAGTCTATGCAAAGGTAACACAATCCATCAACCTGCACCTCTAAAACTCACTAGTTTTGTTTAATCTTTACTAAAACCAAAGTGTAAACACAATTAATTGCTTTGTAAAAGTGGTCCATGTGCTGGATTATTTCTTGGATCAGACCTTTGACTTCCTGGAGTCTCTGCTGGTTGCCTGGCAATTGCCTCCAGTGACACAacatgttaattagtgagctttagagCTGGCAGTATACTGTTCTACCTTTGGAGAGAATCAAACTAATTGTCTGTCCTTGGTTAAAACCTTTATGTTAAGAGAGGCTAATTTGCTGCTGTCTGTAGCCCAATGGGCAGATATGAGAAAGTGGTATCTATCTTCTGATTTAACTCTCTGTAGATATGGGAAAGTCAGTGCTCCTCTACCTTTTCACCCTTGGATCTTgccattcatgtggatgttactttgacaagTACCATGCACTCAAACACTGCTGCACACCAAATGTCAAATGTCACTCTCTGATGGCAGTGGGCTCCACCAGCAGGAAAATCTATCCTGCTACACTGCAATAACTGCTCAGTAATAGTTAAAGGAAGACGACCAAGTGCTCCAGATGTTCTGTCAATGCAATTCAGACCTACTTTTGGCAGCGTCTACGCAATATTAATATATGTTGTGGTTGATTAGCGTGTATATATACACCCAGAAACAAGCGATGTAACTTCCATTTGGGGGTTTAACTGTCCACAAAGCCTTAAATGTTTGgagcaatcaaagaaaaaaggagaggaaagcttCGAGCTAGAGTGCTGTTGCTCCAGGACAATACACCCACTCACACAGCACAggtggcagaagcagccaaatgtggcttTAAAATGTTGCCTCATGCACCTTATCTACCCAGTCTGGCACAGTCTGACTTCAATCTGTTTCCCAAACTGAAGtcaccattttcaaaatgatgatgaggtcatgcatGCTGTTGAGAAATATCTGGAGGCTCAAGATGTGACTTTCTTCTAGAAGGAATAGCACCACTTGAACAATGGTGGATCAAGTGCATAAACGTtaagtaaaaaataatgaaaaggtTTGAAAAATTATGCAAGaacaatcttttttttcattttctggtaAGGCCTGGAACTTTTTGAAGTACAAAAACTTCCAAGCTTGCTCAGGGAAATGCATGCTTTGTGACATTGAGCTGTTTAATTAACACCTGACTTGAGCCATTGGAGGGGTCCCAACCATCAGCAGGACTGGGAACCACTGATACCTGTGATCCAAAAAGTAAActcttcattttattcattctgAGGTGTGTTCTGTTCAGGTGCAACTCATAAATGATGCCTACAACCTAGTGATTGATGCGATGCTCGGCCCAGAGGCGGACTGCACCAACATTAAGGAGCCCTACTCTGGTATTCTGGTCACTTTGAAGCAAGTCAAGATTCCCATTGCCAGTGTGGATGTGCCCTCAGGTAAGTGTTCATACAAACTGTAGCTATCAGACTCTAGGCCCAGAAACACAACATGATAAACGAGCCTCCAGGCAGCTGCCTAGGAGCTTTGGCTCACTGAGAGGAGTTTTCCAAGTCTGGAGGCACACATGGAGGATAAATCTAATGCTACAGTCAGCTCAGTGTGATGCCATCACACTCCACATACATTACctgctgaaaacacaaaaatatcacaatggTCCTCTCCATAAAatcttctttctctctgcctcAGGTTGGGATGTAGAGGAACCGAGTCAGGAGGGGATAAACCCAGAAGTTCTCATTTCGCTTACAGCACCAAAGAAGTGCGCCATGAGTTTCTCGGGGAAGCATTTCTTGGCTGGACGTTTCCTGCCCTATGACATCCAGAAAAAATATGAGCTGAACCTCCCAGACTACCCTGGCACAGACTGTCTCATAGAATTGTAACACATGGAATCATCAGAGCCAGTGTGGCCACgcctcattttaaaaatgtatgttcgatctattctcttgtttttgtattttatagatTGTTAATGTGACTTAATGTTAACATCTCAGTTGTGTAGATCAGGATACACCTTAACCAAATGTGCTGTTGAGCTACAGTAAACGGATAATATTTAGAATCTGTGGTTTGAGTCGTGTCTTTTTAGGGAACGGCATGAGGAGTTTTGTGTCAGTCTACCTGTACAAGCTGTAGCATTACACTTTGTCCTGATTACTTTGCAAAAGAAGCTTCTTTTTCCAGAGTCAGCAAGGAAGGAGGAATTTTCTATGACAACAGTCACTAGAATCTTTTTTTCATGTTCTGATGCCCATAAGCTCTCATGTTTACCTTTCTACTGAAGTGTGCTGCTGAGTTGAGTTGGTGTAGGTTGGTGATTAAATTTAtatgtttacatgtttttgccttgttttgtcAGCCTGCACTGCCGGATGACTTTTGTTTCAGTTACCTCATTTGCTTTTACAAAAAGCCCAGAGAGTTCTTGTTGTCCAATTAAACAAATATCAATTTCAAGGTACTGTCtggtttctggtgttttttttccttcacttaaaatgagaaatacaagaaaaacagcaacaaatacGATGATATTAGAGATGCAAATGACTTAAAGCTGCACTGATTAATATTTTAGATCAACAATGGATCGAGTAAGGATGTAATATGAAAGGAGATCACCTACAGTGTGAAACTCACTGAGAACTGCCAATCAACTCTGCAGTTTCCATCATTGTTGTTCTGGTTTTTGAGTCTGTAACTTTCCTCTCAGTAAGcatgttttcagctgcagtggGGAAAGATCTGCTAAAAACCTGGTTTATGCTAGCAGTGAAACACCAAGAAGCAGATAAACAATTCTGCAATAATGTGGGAGGGCATAAGAACATTTAGCAGCTTCTCCATGagatggtggagaccaaaaacagagccaTAAGGAATTATGGATTCAAGGTATACAGAAACTAGAACCCTACTGATTTTTAGTGTTATGTGTATTTTGGGTGTTTAAAAAGGCAACATAGCAACATTCGCGAGGTGATAAAATTCTTTTTTCAGCATGCTTCActgcaaaatatgaccaaaagaACTAAATAAAGGCagcttaaaaaaacacagaaaagcataCATTTCTCTTATACTCTTCCAGTTCAAATATGCTTTCTGTCAACAATTTaacttcattattttatttgatcttCAATGCTGAAGTAAGAATAGAACCCCTGAGTGCCAGGATAAATGTTTGCCAAAACAGGCTTTAAAGTCAACCTGTTCTGTTAAATGATGGTCACTAATCACCAGACCACCAAGCTGCGTAATATCTCCATCACATGCAATTAGGGCTGGGCTTCTAAAATGAGCGCACTCTCTTACATCTGTTTCGTGGTCCCCAACTGGATTTGATTTGGAAGTGAAAGCCGTAAACAGGTGTGATGGAGCTATAATCAGCTGTGGAGGAAGGTCTCTCATTACTGAGCTCAGGGCTGCAGGCCGTGATGAGAGCGACTAAGCTGCTGTGCTGTTTACGGATGAGGTAATGTGTATTTATACAAAGCACAGGAGCTTCTTCTTCATGCTAATACACTAATGCCCAGTGTGTGCGCACATATGCGAGTGGGTGTAGAAAGTCAGTGAAAAGGAATGTTGATCCATTTTTTTGCTTAGCGGCATTAAATCTGTCAGAGGCAAACTGACAAGGGTTGTAGAAATATGTCTGAGCTTTCAGCAGTCCTGTCTTTCATGCCTGTCCAATCGCTGTCAGGAAACAATGGCTTGTCGCCGCTCTGTCGTTTGTGCTTTTCCTGGGAGTAGCTGAGTAATGAGCTCTGGAGTCGCCGGTGGCCTGAAGAATCGAACAATCATGGCTGACAGCGGCAGTTGTTGTAATATCCAGTGAGAGACAGTCCGACATGGGAAAGAAGTGCCGTCAAAAGATTTAGCAGAATAAGTGACAGCAATCAGATGTGAGGCAGAGAGATAAAGTTCTCATAATGGAAGATGTATTAAAACTGTTAACTGTCTACAGAATCTCAGCACCAAATCTCACTGCCATGAAAAGTTTTCCAGAACTTTTTCATTATGATAAATAGTATTTTTATGGAAAGAAATCACTGAAAGGTTcaaatttaaaacatattttaaaagccTGGCTTATCTGCTTTCCAAGTTTGATCATCTCAAGCATTTAAAGGTTCCACGTAGAgaaaattctttttttattgtgttttgtgattgTTATAAAATCATATGTTTACTTTTGCCATTTCTCAAGTCTCCCTATATAGCTAGTTACTCTCTTAGCTTTGTGAGTGAGAATACAACCCAGATCCTATGTAAAGCCTAACTAACTAacgtctgtgtaggttctcattcatccaggtcatggttatccagagttgtttaaatcaatccactggactttaagaaagttccttgaagacgtttcacctctcatccaagaggcttcttcagttcacaccaaccaccaccagaactgacgaagcctcttggatgagaggtgaaacgtcttcaaggaactttcttaaagtccagtggattgatttaaataaCTTTGGATAACTAACTAACAGTCATTCAGCTCAATAGAAATAactgcagagagagttttcttcctgaaggaggtggggacagcagcagctcattggtGTTCATAGCAAAACAGTCCATTTAGAACAACCTTTAAACCAGTGGTTGTACAGTTGTGGTAAAACAAGCCATCTTTGCAGTATTCTGAAAGAAAGACACAATGTATGGACATGCAAGACTTTGAttactttgtttaaaaaagggAACAAAAGATGGaaactttgttttatttaaaaaaaaagtaaaaaaaaaatccacatatgatgaaataatgtaaagtaggccgtgaaaaacactatagagcagttttctttgaaaaaaaatcatcatgaattttgtccaaaaaaacgccatagtatactatgtcgaaaaaaaagacattttttcaacatgtcgtaaaaacatgccatatgatgaaataatgtaaattaggccgtgaaaaacaccgtagagcagttttctttgaaaaaaatcatcatgaattttgtccaaaaaaacgccatagtatactatgtcgaaaaaaaagacattttttcaacatgttgtaaaaacatgccatatgatgaaataatgtaaagtaggccgtgaaaaacattatagagcaggtttctttgaaaaaaatcatcatgaattttgtccaaaaattcGTGGTGACACAAAGTGAGATTCACATAAAGCAAAGGTTTTTCCAGGAGGTGTCCATCTTTGCTTTGGAAGACAGTCAACTAAGGTATGACGTCATGTTCAGCTCTGCCTTTCAACGTTCAACAGCATGCAGCATTAGTCTGCCAGTTTGTAACGTTGGAGTTGGGTTTGCACAAAGGGTCACATGAGGGGCCATTAGATGAATAATGGAggtgaaaagaaggaaaaactatGTTCTGATACAAACATCTGTAATATTGTACTTATTTGGTTGTTTAAACTGTGTTAAACACTTTACCtgacattttaatgttattaaGTCTCCAACAGACACTGGTCAGTTTATGGGGTGGGATACAAGCCATACATGTTGATTAATTTTTCACagtttgctgtattttaaaaaaaatttcacaattCATATCTAAAATGTATAAGGTCGCAAAAAATGGAAATGCAAATGAAATACAAATTCATCAAAATTGAACCTAAACACAGTACAAATTGCCAGCTTTCCTTTACAGCAACAAATTCAACATTTACTTTACCTTAGCCTTTATTAAGAAGCAATGATCTCAGGATCCACTTAAAAAGCTGCACTTATCTTGAAAGTCATTCTTCTAAAAGTTCCTGTTTAAcaccctttttaaaaatctagaACCAAGAGGGACCAATAAAAAGAGCTGAAAGCAATTAATGCTTTAATTTCCATGGCTTTTACAAGCGTCGTCGCTAAACAGCAACAATTCACATGCTGCAAATGAGCACCGAGTACATTGCACCTCATAAGCACGTCTCGTGTCTGCGTTCCGAGGACTTTTTCCTGAATGGCATGCCATATGACGCCACTTCCACTCTTTGGCAGCGCATCACCCTGCAATCAGCAACTgttaaaaagttacaaaactgAACCAGAAGTTGAACCTAGAGGGAGCGCAGCATCTGGCACTGTCCTGTGTCAGTTGGGGGAGACGGAAACAGCGATTCAGACAGAGAAAGACCGAAGAGGGACCAAAGAAGGACACAACAGTTTACAGAAGATAATTAGAAATGTCTTTGCATgtttaacacatgaataaacagTTAATAGAATCTTGAGGTAAAGTAATGAATGTTTCAAACTAGTTTCCCATGTTTTgaattttaggaaaaaaaaaagtcacagaagacaaaatatgaaacaaaaagtaCTTAAAAGGGCATTCTGATGTGTTGAAAGTCTGTCACGGAAACCAAAAAAGGCATTCAAAAATGGCAACATGCACGAACACACCTGCTCTGTGGATAAATGTAACTTCGCTGGAGCAAAAGAGGGTtacaaagaggcagaaaaattGAACTAATAATGTAAATTAGTCAGAAATTATGAGATCCTGCTCGGAAGGACAGGAAAACACCCTGTTATTTTCAGTAACCACAGCTACAAGCACACACTCCCCACCTCCCCCTGCATGTGTGTCTCCACCCCCACCGTACCATCACCTTTTTTTGGACGATGATATGGGGGACCCAGATGTTACGTTTCACCGGCCAATGGTGAGGAGAGAGGGGCTGGATTGGTGTGCACTCCTGATGCCCCCTCTTTTAAAAAGCTCCTGTCTCCAACTCGGCAGCTCGACTCACATGAGAGGCAGCAGAGGCGAGACTCCGCAGCATCACTCTCACCTGAGGAGCTGAAGAGACAGCTGAAGAACcgactgacttttttttttttgttgcttttctttagtTTGTCTCAATGCTGTAGAAGATCAGAGAAAAACTAGAAAATCTTCTGCAACTGAGAGCGTTGGCACAATGTTGGAATTAAATAAGGTGGCACTCCTGCTGTCTTTCCTGGCCTCGGTGGCTCTGGGCCAAGGTAAGTGAAGACTGATGACACAACTGTTACTATTaccgagttaaaaaaaaagaggttgcCAGGACAACAGAATCACAGGAAACTACTGTGAGACTGCAGATTTTCCCAGCACAACAGCCAATTCTAAGATGGATCTTGTACTGAATTAAGCGGTTTTTCATCTCCCTTGTCATTTCTTGTAATCACATAAGAACAGAGGGCCAGTTTATGGCTGCTCACACATGTGCAACACAACTGACAGTAGAGTTTTCTAAGTTGACGGCATTTCCCAAAGGATGTCGGAGCAGGATTTAGACGAATGTCTGGAGGTGAGCTCATATGATAAGAGTAGAAAGTGCATGTGTGTACTTGAATTACTCATGTTGTGAGGACATAAATGTGACCTACTGTTTGGGGACCGAATTCAAGTCCCCATAACATGATTTAATTTCAAGGTGAGTTTAGAATTAGGATAGAACTGGTGGAGTCAGTGTAAATCATTGGAAACATGATGTGTTCTGGCTGTTTTCTCAATGTAGAATGTTTCACCACCAGGATGATCAACAGCATGTGGCTGTAGGAGAGCAGGTTAAGAGAAGGAGGTCATGAAATCCACTCTTCCTGTAGTGCAGTTTAACTGCAGAAAAAGCTCTTTTGATGACAGTGAAAGTGCTGTTAGCGACTAAAGGTCCTGGTGGCACCTACTTTATTTTCATAATCACAGGCTGCCCAACAGTAGCCGCCACTATCAGCAAACAGAAGGCCTGCAccgtaaaaaaaaatgtgtctcaaCACTCTGCTGTGCTTTTACGATTTGACAAAAAGCCAGCTCAAACATACACTTCTTAACACTAGTTTCTCATTTTGCCTTTACTGTTGGTGAAGTGTCAGCGGTGTTGTTCCCCCTGAACAATGTCACTCTTATCATCCTTTGAAAGCTTGCCACTCTTCCTGAATGACACCAGAGGAAGCACTTTTTCCAAAGTTGTCACTTTCTTTCCACCCCACAGCTGCTTCACATTAACTTTATTTTGCCAAAGTAATGGAGTTGGCAGTTCATATGAGTAAATGGTTGTGAATACACCTTTATAGTCTCCATATCTTGTTGGGCTCTTGAGGCCTCAGAGTTGTAAATTTCCTGCAGAGGCATTGTGCCATTTTCCTGATGAGTATATCATAACGATGAGAGGACAGTGAGCATATACTGACTGAACAGAACACTATAATCTTAAAATGGACTGTAAAATTTTTATGTCAAATGTCACGCT
This region of Acanthochromis polyacanthus isolate Apoly-LR-REF ecotype Palm Island chromosome 4, KAUST_Apoly_ChrSc, whole genome shotgun sequence genomic DNA includes:
- the yjefn3 gene encoding yjeF N-terminal domain-containing 3, which translates into the protein MDKMNHSSAEAEAETIEPLRYLSKGEAAAIETELLRDYRFGQQQLIEIWGQACALAITKAYPLSSLGKKQPTVLVICGPDQNGSIGLVCARHLRMFEYEPTIYHPKRSPHSLHQDFTVQCEKMDIPFLSYLPTEVQLINDAYNLVIDAMLGPEADCTNIKEPYSGILVTLKQVKIPIASVDVPSGWDVEEPSQEGINPEVLISLTAPKKCAMSFSGKHFLAGRFLPYDIQKKYELNLPDYPGTDCLIEL